gagttttcaatgacgattcagatgatgtttcgattgtaagaatccctcatgtagatcaaaagttatgattttttgaattaataaactttgaaaattcataactcaagaattgatgacgtcatcatgacgtaactcacacggtttcttctcctaataaatcgctaactatgtgtgaagtttcaagttcatacgagttttgaaaaggcgcttttgttagcggacaagggacgctgagaagaagaagaagaaacaaaaataagaggtgtttcgggctgttggcccgaacacctaataacttgtatttttacaagctactgcatgaggagcttgagattttacttgAACACTGTTTCAGCTACATCTGGAGTTTTCCAAAACCTGTTCTTTATTAGTGTTCCTTGCTACTTGGTTACATTAATTTTATATTTCCCATTTTGCTCCTACAATAAAAGACTAAACACAATCCATCTCTATCATCTGTATCATCTGTATCATCTGGTGATGTATTTCTCACAGCCTTGTTTGAttcagttttgaaaagggcaagggcaccaagccattttctccttggtaaagggcagccGTATCATTAGCAAGGAGAAATCTAAGGTCATACACAGTACATGTAAACTgcaccaataaagtatctaaacacttacaaatgtcAGATATATCAgcacctgaaatagtatgcacAAAATGAATTAATTGTTCCGATGCACAGTTATGCACATTTTTATACCTCTTTTGTTGCTCTGTGATGTTTTTTGGTGGATTTATAGgtacttgagtggcttaaggtcgagtttcaaaagttgcaaaaggaTTCAACTTAAGCAAGAGCGAAGTACTGTGACGAACATGGTTAGCATTATTTTTGCCCActttttataaatgatttgtttgttgtgGCTTAGATAAATCAATTGTGATGAACATCAGCATTAATTATCAATAATATAGGGGTCAGAAATGGAGCCGTAAATCAATATGGTTTAAAGCCAGATTCCCTGATAgggtaagacagggaaaggtgtttcaagatagcATGATGAGAAGACGTGTTCTCTGCCATTCAGGACAGTGATGGCGGGCACACTTATGTATTTAGGACTACAGGAGATCAGCAGTCACAGTTTTTAAGATAAAAACAGAGAGAACCTTTAATTAAGCAGTAAAGTTAGACGTCAGAGGAGCTACtgcaataaatttcatggttAAGTAAACAGAACAAATGTGTTGATTTGTCTTCATTATTTTGTCTGTTAGTGATGCTTGTGCGAGTTCCCTTCTTGAATttgggtgaataggggcttttgcaacttttgaaattttaccTTAAGCCATTCAAGTGCTCATACCTGTACATTcgccaaacaacatcgtagcgcaacacaataGGTGTCAAAACCGCAGAAGATAACTGTAGATCAAACTTATTAATTTGTTGGCACACACTATTTCAGGTTTCACAATATTTCAGCGTAATGAGAAGACGTGTTCCTTGCTGTTCAGGACTGTGATGGCGGACACACTTATGTATTGAGGACTATCTTCAGGATATCAGCAGTCACAGTTTTAAAGATAAAAACAGGGAGAACCTTTAAGCAGTGAAGTTAGAAGTTGGAGGAGCTACtgcaataaatttcatggttAAGTAAACAGAACAAATGTGTTGCTTTTGTCTTTATTATTTTGTCTGTTTGTGATGCTTGTGCGAGTTCCCTTCttgaattggggtgaataggggcttttgcaacttttgaaatttgaccttaagccactcaagtgcccataccTGTACATCcgccaaacaacatcgtagcgcaacacaataGGTGTCAAAACCGCAGAAGATAACTGTAGATCAAACTTATTAATTTGTTGGCACACACTATTTCAGGTTTCAacaaatctgaccatttgtaagtgtttagatactttattgccGCAGGTTATGTACTTTCTGTACATAAAGCCCGGCTCATACTTACTGCGAATGggaagcgaattttgacgtcacaggctgttttcgcagccaatgttttgcaggagttgagcacaaatCAACTGACACAAATTACTTGTTGCAaacttgtgatgtcaaaatttgcatcgcgttcgcattcgcaggatgtATGAACCGGGCTGGGCATTATATAGCCTTAAGATACAGAATACTGTGAAACGGTTTAGAATAGTGCAAGCTGCGCACAGGTGCAGAAAGTTGTGCAGGTGGAAATGTCACACATCACGGTGATGTGTGATGAGCGTGTCCATCCGCACCCCAATAACACACCTGAgggtgggcggggggggggggggttgctttTAGCCAATCTGCCACATGTCTTGGGGCTTTGTTGCCTGAGGCAACTTCTTAGGGCCTTCTTGCAAAAGggaacttggaggcaaccaacttaCTTGgaagcaaccaactgcagtgcatactacaggaccactttggtagcgcAGGAGTAGTCTCACGATCCGTAAGAATAAGATGTGAAAACTAAAACATGAATGAAATCTCATCTTGAAGATTGCCTGGAAGTGGTCGCCTGTAATTTGCAAAAGCATGCTCCACAACGATGCATTTTTGAGAATGTATTGGTCTTGTCTTTCGCAtgcattatatatatatatacatgtatttaacgACCCTGGCTGCTCAAAACAGACGCATTCAAGGTGTAGATTCAGACCATCAGACAGTCTACAAATACAATGTATAGGTGTGCTAAAAGAGACTGCATGTCTAGCCTGGGAGGGTAGCACAATAAGcaatggaaaacaaattaaacaaaaaacaagtcaatgaagaaaaaaaacttcattGCCTTGGTCAATGCTACAATTGTATGATACTGTAGTGGGTACAGTCAATGATCTCGACAAAGCACAAAGCACCCACAACAACTTCTGTGGGTGCCTCTTTAGTTTCAATGaatgtttaaaggcaaaatATCGTCAAGCACTGCCAGGAAAGCAAGTTGTACTGTGTAAATGTTGAATACAGTCAACAGTTTTTGGAATGTTTTCTCATCGACATGCTTGACTGATTGGGGGAGTGAGGGCAGTCCTGGCAGTAGGGTGGGCACTGAAGGGTGTAACACGGAACTATGAAAAGGAGGGTGCACCAACTAAACAAACTCCTAAAGCAACCAATGCTAAATGATACATATTAAAAAATACCCAGCCTCTTGAAAACATACATTTCCAGACGATTAAGCTTTCAGAGTTTTGGTGGGAATAGAAtatgctgagttcccttgatgggaaaatTATCTATAGCaaactaaacaacaaacaaacaagtaaacaagtaaacaagcCTACAAACAacaaaccctttttattttACTATCACTACATCAGCAATATTCTAGACCACAAAACTGTCTAATTACTTACAGACAAAAAGTGTTGGACATAAAGTGTACAATAAGTGCATTTATAAATTCCTTGATTTTATATTCTTGATGGCACCATGCAGCATGAGATCATTTGTATGTCAcaataaatgtttattaatcgtaacaaaataaatatctgACAACAGAAAGATTTTGTTTGGTTTATAGTAATGTAACAACGCACAATGAGTTGTCAGTAGTCACTTATCCATGAAAACACTAATGGAGACCCAACACAAACACACATTGTACTTTGTACACTCACTTGTAAAACAGTTGTTATGGTTATGGGTTACTAtaaatacaggcctggaatgtcatctttgagagggcaaggcccttttcattttgtaaaaggcacttccattccATTGGAAAAAGTATATGGGAACCTTTTAtttgaaaggggcaccaaggctaagactaGAGAGCAATAGATGCTATGGCCTCCACAGCCCTTCCAGGTCTGTGGAAACGATAGGCGTAAttgtattgtatacatgtatactacACTTGAAGGTGACATCATTGGATCTATAAATAGAAAGGGGAATTTTCTTTCAGGGAGTGATGAGCAATAATGCCAACTACAGTGTACATGGTACTGATGGACTAGTGCATCAAACAGCACAGACCCAGCACTAACAGTGTACAATAACCCAAGACAGAAGTCACAGCTTTTGGGTGAAAACTGATGAAGAAAGACCTTTAACAACACCAAGAAATTGCTTGAAACCTTACACAATCGTAAGTACTTGTTAGTCCATGAACTGTAGGGACAATTATTTAGACTGAGGTCAAATAGTTTGCATATGATTGTTGGCAAAGGTATACAATGTCACTGCCTTTGTTATCTTTTGTTATAACTTTTGTTATCTTCAGAACCCCTTACGAGCTCCTTCCACACTAAATGAATATCCCAGAAAATTCCCTAGAAGATTTACTTGGCCTTTTCACACACTTGAAATTCCTTGGGAAGGGAAATtactttgaattttcataactcaagcacgaatgacgtcatcatgacgtaacttcaacggtttcttctcctaatgaaTTAACTATGTGCGaaatttcaagttcatacaaccTTGGGAAAGGTGTTTTTGTTAGGGGACAAAGAAGattcaaaagaagaagaagtattaaGAAGTAAAAGTCTGagcaaaaataagaggtgttccgggctgttggcccgaacacctaataataaaaacaaggcTATAATTTTGACACAACATGGTGTGCTGTAGTACAGTAGCCCCATAacactgacccccccccccccctaagtGCAGCAGCAAAACAATTGAGTCGTAGAAAATGTATttgttaaacatgtttttatgattgtaactcaacaaaaaggcaaTACATACATTATGAATGTATTAAGTGTGTCAGGAAGTTTTTGTTGTGTGCAAAGGAAATTGCAGTTATTGCAGGCAAACATCTGTAGAAATGTTCACCCCACAACAGTAGCCCCTTAACACGTCATTCACAGAATGGTTagtctgacccccccccccccctaagtGCAGCGGCAAAACAATTGAGTCGTAGAAAATGTATTTGTTAAAGATGTTTTTATGATTGtaactcaacaaaaaggcaaTACATACATTATGAATGTATTAAGTGTGTCAGGAAGTTTTTGTTGTGTGCAAAGGAAACTGAAGTTATTGCAGGCAAACAACTGTAGAAATGTTCACCTCTCAATGACCATACTTAACAAGTTTAAGCGTTACATTAGCCCAAAATGTCGGACCCTAGTTTCTAAAAGTACACTGTATAGCTACCTGCTTGTGGGTGGGGTTAAGCCAACCCCCGGATTTGCATCTTGAGTGTATTTCCCGAGAAAATAGCATCAATTAGGAAAAACAAACATGGGGAGGTGATGGGGttacaaaaaaattaaggaatttacttctggttttttttctgggaGTTGTTTTTGTAGTTGAAAGGGGctcatttaattatttagtcaaAAGTTCTTgcctttctgtttttctttctattgttttttcttgttttgaccCTGGGATGCTTAAAGCACTCAATATTCAAACTATAATAACTGTCTGGCAAGCTGTTTCACAATTAAATGTGTAACTATTGAGAatatcatagagtaaggatagAGGTGAGAAGATGAACAATGCAAAATTACGAACAAAATGTGTAAGAACACGGTTCCAGCACCTTGTCTTTTGCGCAAGTACAATCACCTGAaatcataacacattgaaagaTACAATATGAGTAGATTACTAACAGTATACTTAATTGATATTTTTGCACCAACAGGGAAAGATCGTAACAAGCTCATGTCAAAGATGGCTGCCAGTATCACAGTCCATTCAGTGCTTGATAAGATCAGTAAGGATCATCTAGAATGTCCAATATGCACCAATCGCTTCATCAATCCAACAATGCTAGATTGTCTACACAGCTTCTGCTTCACATGCCTCAAGGAGCTTCAACAACAAGATCCTAACAACTCCATCCTACTGTGTCCTCTGtgcagaaagaaaacaacactagAAGATAACAAGGTTGACAGTCTACCTAAGGACTTTAAACTCAATGCCCTGGTGGATGAGTTTACTGTTCAGGAGCAACTCATGGAGGGTCATGGGTCAGAGGTCAAATGTCAAGCCTGTGAACATGGTGAACGAGATCATACCGCTGTTTCTAGATGTATtgactgtgaacattttctttgtCAAGATTGTCAACAAGCACATCAGCAATTGGCTATTTTGAAATCACATCAAATTTACACACTTGCTCAACTGCAATCAGGTGTAGTAACCTGCCGCAGTAAAATCAGGGAGTACATTCCAAAGTGTGGCAAGCACAGTGATCAGACTCTGAACATCTACTGCAACACATGCCAGAAGTTAGAATGCACAACATGTACTGTTCTTGATCATGGAAATCCAAAACATGACCTTATTGGTATACCTGACGCTTTAGACAAATGCAAACAGGAAGTCGCAGAGCTGGTTGCAAAAGCTGAGAAGTGCAAGGTGGATATTCAAACTGCCATGGAACAAGCTAGTGAGTCTCGCAAGAAACTGGAATCTTCATATGCTGAAACCAATATGAAAATCTCCCAGAAGGCTGCCAAGGAGAGAGCAAAGATCACCGAAGAGGAAAAGCAGCTGAAGCAAGAGGCAGAGAGTGTTTACAAAGACAGAGTCCAGACATTTGTAACTGCAGAGGCAACCAACACAAAAGAAGTGACCCAGGTAGAACACAAGCTGGATGAAGTGAATCAGTTCATGACCCAAGCAAGTTCTCATGAGATTCTGGATTTCAAGCTGAAACTTATAAACAATCTTGATGAACTGACTAAGAAACAGGGTGAGATTGTGTCTGACAGGCTTTCCTTTCTTGAGTTTGAAGAAGGTAAAAGGTCAGTGGGAAGACTGGTACTGGGAGATGATCAACAGGCTAAAGCAGAGGCTCAGGCCAAGGAACATGAACAAATCCATACAAAACAGGAGTGGAATCTGAAGGAAAGTTACAGTCAATTTGGCTCCACAAAGTTAAACAATGCAAGGTCTGTTACAGCTTTCTCAGATAATGAATTAGTAGTATTAGATATAGGACACAATGCATTGTTTGCATTAAAACCTCAATTAGCAGCAGACAAATCACAATCTACTCACTGCCCACAAAGATTAAACCTCAAAGGTCTTACTAAACCAACAGCACTCACTGTGGACAATAATGATCACCTGTATGTGATTGACATTCTAGAAGTCAAGGTCTTTAACAGGAAATATATGCCCCATCGTCAGTTCCAGCTAAGTGTCAAAGACTTCTTCTCCCCATC
Above is a genomic segment from Asterias amurensis chromosome 6, ASM3211899v1 containing:
- the LOC139938548 gene encoding uncharacterized protein, with protein sequence MSKMAASITVHSVLDKISKDHLECPICTNRFINPTMLDCLHSFCFTCLKELQQQDPNNSILLCPLCRKKTTLEDNKVDSLPKDFKLNALVDEFTVQEQLMEGHGSEVKCQACEHGERDHTAVSRCIDCEHFLCQDCQQAHQQLAILKSHQIYTLAQLQSGVVTCRSKIREYIPKCGKHSDQTLNIYCNTCQKLECTTCTVLDHGNPKHDLIGIPDALDKCKQEVAELVAKAEKCKVDIQTAMEQASESRKKLESSYAETNMKISQKAAKERAKITEEEKQLKQEAESVYKDRVQTFVTAEATNTKEVTQVEHKLDEVNQFMTQASSHEILDFKLKLINNLDELTKKQGEIVSDRLSFLEFEEGKRSVGRLVLGDDQQAKAEAQAKEHEQIHTKQEWNLKESYSQFGSTKLNNARSVTAFSDNELVVLDIGHNALFALKPQLAADKSQSTHCPQRLNLKGLTKPTALTVDNNDHLYVIDILEVKVFNRKYMPHRQFQLSVKDFFSPSCLAVDENNLIAVGYSRGQWISLYNPDGSLIRKFSTPVNIDSLTLYKERIIYSSSIGNHLHSVDYQGGKVFSVDTDQSERSYGVCCDKDGSIFVAQFNQTRHKNRTCQYSPDGKYIGCVIKDCGDAYDITFTPSGNLVVAAKRSVNIFQVVSQYSKTSLCNMLK